From the genome of Corallococcus macrosporus DSM 14697:
GGCCTCATGTCCACGCCCAACCTCGTCCTCCTCGTGGAAGACCACGCCGACAGCCGGGAGCTGTTGGAGGAGTTCCTCACCCTGGAGGGCTTCACCGTGGAGACGGCGGGCAACGGGCTCTCCGCCTGGGAGCGCCTGAGCCGGCCGCCCCTGCCGGCCGCGGTGCTGCTGGACCTGATGATGCCGGTGATGAGCGGCTGGGAGCTGATGCGCCACGTGCGCCAGGACGCGCGGCTCAGCGCCCTGCCCGTGGTGGTGGTGTCCGGCGCGGGGAGCTCGCAGCCCCTGCCCGAGGGCATCCGGGCCACGGTGCCCAAGCCCGTGGATTTGTTCGAGCTTCGCGCCACCCTGGACCGCGTGGTGAGCCCCGGCTGAGGGCGGGCGTCAGCCGCCCGTGGGCAGGCGGGGCAGCGCCACCCGGAAGGTGGTGCCCGCCTGGGCGGTGGAGGTCACCTCGATGCGGCCGCCGTGGCCCTTCACCACCTGTTCGACGATGTAGAGCCCGAGCCCCAGGCCGCTGCTGCCGCTGCCTCCGGCCCCCACGATGGCGCCCCGGCGGAAGGGGTCGAAGAGGCGGGGCAGCGTCTCCGGGGCAATGGGCTCCCCGGGGTTGTGGACCTCCAGCACCACCGACGCCCCGCCATCCGACAGCGTGAAGGACACCGGCGCGTCGGCGGGGCTGTATTGGAGCGCGTTGCCGCCCAGGTTGCTGACCACCTGGAGCAGCCGGTCCGCGTCCCACTCGCCCTCGTAGCGCCCCGGCTCCACCCGCAGGGCCAGCTTGCGCTCGGGCCACGCCGCCTCCAGCTCCTCCACGCCCAGCCGGACCACCGAGCGCAGGTCGCTGGCCGCGCGCTGGATGGGAATGCCGCCGCCCAGCCGGCCCCGCGTGAAGTCCAGCAGCTCCGAAATCATGCGCTTCATCCGGTCGCCGGAGCGGGCGATGCGCGTCACCAGCCGCCGCTCACGCTCCGGCAGCGCCTCGCTGTGCAGGAGCTGCGTCGCGGAGAGCTGGATGGCGTTGAGCGGGTTGCGCAGGTCGTGGCTGACAATGGCAATCAGCCGCTCGCCGAAGCGCGCCGCCTGGAGCGCGGCCTCCTGGGCGCGGCGCCGCTCGGAGACATCCACCATGGTGGCCACCGCCGCGATGATGGTGCCCTCCCGGTCCAGGATGGGGGAGCTGGACAGGAGCACGGTGACGTACTGCCCGTCGTCGCGGGGGATGAGCATCTCCTCGCCCTGCACCACCTCGCCGTGGCGGAGGCTGCGCGCCAGCGGCAGCGCCTCCATGGAATAGGGCTTGCCGTCCGGATGCAGCGACACGCCGTAGTCCACCAAGTAGTCCTGCATGGACGAGGAGGGCTGGAAGGGCTTGCCGGTGATGACCTCCACCTGCCGGCTGGCCATCACCAGCCTTCCTGACGGCGCGTCCGCGATGAACACGCCCGCGGGCATCTGGTCCAGCACGGACGCCAGCCGCGCGCGCTCCGCCTCGATGGCGCTCAGCAGCCGCTGCCGGTCCATCTCCACGGCCCGGCGCTGGGTGATGTCCACCACGGTGGCCACCCGCTGCTCCACGCGGCCCGCCGCGTCCTTGAAGGCGGTGATGTGCGTGAAGGCGGGGAAGCGGGTGCCGTCCTTCCGGATGTGGAGTGACTCGTATTCGTGGGACGGCTTGGAGTTCGCGGCCGCCACGTGCCTGGGCAGCACGCCCCGCGCCTCTGGCGCGAAGATGTCCTCCAGCCGCCGCCCCGTCAGCTCCTCCGGCGCGAAGCCGTGCATGCGCGCGAAGGCGGGGTTCACCTCACTCAGCCGCTCCTCGGCCGCGTCCACCACGGCCACGCCCACGCCCAGGCGCTTGAAGACCTGCTCCCAGCGCCGCAGGCCCGCCTCGCTCTTCCGCAGGCGCGCCAGGGACGCCTCCGCCTCGGCGCGCGCCTCGCGCTCGCGGGCATGGGCCTGGGCCTGGAGCAGCAGCGCGGTGGTGCGCGCCGCCATGGCGCGGAACAGGAACTGGTCCTCCTCCGACAGCTCGCGGGTGGCCCGGCTGCCCATCAGCACCACGCCCAGGAGCTGCTCGCCCAGCAGCAGCGGCGCGCCGAGCAGCGCGGACAGGCCCGCGTCACGCAGGGACGGCTCGCTCACCCGCCGGTCCGAGCCGGCGTCGTGCACCAGCAGCGGCTGACGCGTGGCCGCGACGGTGCCCGTGAAGCCCTCGCCCACGGGCACCACGTCTCCCACGGCCATCCCGTTGCCCACCACGCTCTCCACCCGCAGCGCGCCGTCCTCCAGCAGCAGGACGGCCGCCACGTCCACCACGGCCACGGTTTCCCGCAGCACTTGGAGGAGGCGCGGCAGGAGCCCCGCGGCGTCGGCGCTGCCCAGGGCCGCGGTGCTGATGCGGTCCAGCGCCTGCAACGTGCGCTCGCGCGCCAGCGAGTAGCGGCTGACGGAGGCCGCCACCGCCTCATCCATGGCCTCATGGAAGACGCGCTCCGCCTCCGGGAGGTGGATGGCGTTCTCCCGGCGGGTCCACAGGCGCAGCACGCACGCGCGCAGCAGCCGGTACTCCGTCACCACCTGCCGCAGGTCGAAGCCCTCGCCCAGCCGCTCGATGGCGTGCCGGTCCGGAATCTCCCCCAGGCCCGCCTCCACGCTCCCGTGCGCGCCGCGGCGCATCAGCGTGGCGACGACCTCCAGCAGCCGGGGGAGCCCATCCCGCAGCGCGAGCCGCGGCAGCGCCTGGGCCGCGGGGATGCGGCGCACCTCCACCTCCCACGCCGACATGATGGACTCCCGCTGCTGAAGTAGGAATTCGGCCAGGAGGATGGGCACGGTTCAGCGGATGTAGGGCGCATGACGGCTGGGGACAACCCGAAAGCGCGCCGAGTGCCCGGCAGCGGAAATGTTGGAGACCGCGCGGCCGCCTCGGATGGCTGGAGTGCGTGCCGCCGACACTCCTCGAAAACAGCGCTGGAGGCGACCACGGGGGACGTTGTTAGGGTCCCTTCGACATGAGCGGGCGCGCACGGTTGGCCTGGGCGCTGGGGGTGGGGCTGTTGGGCCATGTGCTCAACCGTTTTCCCGTGGAGCTCATCCCAGGCTTCGACATCCTCCTGGGGTTCTTCCTGGTCATCCCCGCGGCCCCGCTGCTGGGCCCCTGGGGCGCGGGGCTGGCCGCCGGCATCGCCGCGTCCGCCACCCTCCAGCTCTGGGGCCATCCGTGGGCCATGGTGGGCGCGATGATGGAGGGCGTCGTGCTGGGCGCGCTCACCCGGCGCTACTGGCCCCTCCAGGCGGACTGCCTCTACTGGCTGGGTGGAATCCCCTACCTCGTCATCAGCTACCGCCTGGGCCTGGGCCCGGAGGTTCCGTCCTCCAGCGCCTTCGCCATCGCCCTCAAGCAGGCCCTCAACAGCCTGGTGCCGGCGCTGCTGACGCAGGTGGCGCTGATGACGCCCGTGGCGCGCGCCCGGCTCTGGCCGCTGCTGCCGCCCGCGATGCGCACCTTCACCCTGTCATCGGCGGTGAGCTCGGCGCTGCTGTTGGCGCTGACGTTGCCGTTGCTGCTGGTGGGGACCCTGGAGGGCCGGGCCCGCTATGCCGCCGAGCGCCGCCGCATGGACGACCGGGGCCTCTTCACCGCCCACCTGCTGGCGGAGACGGTGGACGCCGAGCTGTCCACCGCGCAATCCCAGGCGGCCCTGCTGGCGAGCGTCGTCATGAACAGGTGGGAGCGCGAGGGCGAGCGGCCGCCCCCGGCCTGGTTGGAGCCGCTGCTGCGGGAATGGGTGTATCACTCCGCGTTCGCGCTCAACGGCGGCGTTGGCGACAGCGCCGGCAGCCTGGTGGCCATCTGGCCGCCGCTGGGCGTGGCGTCCCAGCCGCTGGCGGCGTCCAACTTCGCGGACCGCGCCTACTTCCAGGACGTGCGCCGCACGCGCGCGCCCCTGGTGAGCGGCGTCTTCGCGGGCCGCGCCGCCGTGACGGGTCCGGTCATGGTCGCCGTGGCCCCGCTGCTGCGGCAGCAGCGCTTCGAGGGCTTCACGTTGCTCGCCATCAACCTGCCGCGAATGCGGGCCGTGGCCCAGGAGCGCCTGGCCCCGGGCCAGCGCGCGCTGCTGGTGGACCCGTCTGGCACCGTGGCCTTCGACACCGGCGCGGCGGCGGGGCTGGAGCCCGAGTCCCTGGGCGGCACCTCCCTGGGCGAGGTGGTGGCGAAGCTGCCCGCCACTGGGACCGGCACCTATGTCACCGAGCCCCAGGCGCCCAAGCTGCGGCGGACGCTGTCGGCGCGGCACCTGGCGACCGCGTCCCTGCTCAGGCCGGGCTGGCGCATCGTGGTGGAGCACCCGATGCGCTTCATGGACTTCAGCGTCGTGGGGACCTACCGCGCCCTGCTGGCGACGCTGGCTCTCGCGTTGGTGCTGGCCATCCCCATCACCCGCCTGCTGACCCGCATGGTCTCCAGGCCGGTGGAGGCCGTGGCCGAGGCGGCGGGCCGCATGGCCGCGGGCGAACGCGACGTGCGCGTCTTCGGCCCGCGGCACCGCCCGGGCACCGAGGAAGTGGAGAAGCTGGGCCTGGCCTTCGACGAGATGACGGCCCGCCTCCAGCGACACCTGGAGGAGGTGGAGCGCGCCAGCCAGGCCAAGGTGGCCTTCTTCTCCATCGCCAGCCACGAGCTGAAGACGCCCCTGGCCACCCTCAAGCTGCGCTTGCAGCGGCTGCGCCCGGAGAAGACGGTGCGCCAGCAGGACCTGGTCCTCATGGACCGGCAGGTGGACCGGCTGGCGCGGCTGGTCAACCAGCTCCTGGATGTGTCCGAGCTCTCCAGCGGCCGGTTGTCACTGGCGCGGATGCCGCTGGAGCTGTCCACGCTGGTGCGGCGGGTGGCGGAGCGGCGCGCGGCCTCCGCGCCCCAGCACGCACTGAAGCTGTCGCTGGAGCCCGTGGACGGTTGGTGGGACGAGCCCCGGCTGGAGCAGGTCGTCTACAACCTGGTGGACAACGCCATCCGCTACAGCCCGGAAGGGGGCCCGGTGGAGGTGGTGCTCCGGCGCGAAGGAGGCGACGCGGTGCTGGAGGTGAAGGACCGGGGCGTGGGCCTGGGGCCGGGCGGTGGCGAGGCGCTGTTCTCCCGCGCGCTCCGGGGCGGCACGCTGTCCGCCATCAGCCGCGTGGAGGGCCTGGGCGTGGGGCTCTACCTGAGCCGGGAAATCGTCACCCGGCATGGCGGCACCATCCACCTCGCCGCCCGTGAGGGTGGCGGCACCTGCGCCATCGTCCGCCTCCCCCGGAGCGAGGCTCCCCAGGAGGCGTAGTCCTCACGCGGCCTACCGGCCGGCCGGTGGCACCTCGGGCCAGAGCTGAGGCAGGGCTGGCGCGGCCACATGTGTCAGCCGTAACAAGCCGCGCCCCAGGTCGAGCTGGTAGCGGACGCGAAACCCCGAGTCGAGCACCACCAACCCACCCTGGTCCGACCTCAAGGGCCCGTCGAGCGGAAGGCCCGCGGCGAGAGCGCCCAGCTCACACTGGAGCTTCTCTCGCACCGGAGTCGGACAGCCTGCCAGGGTCCGGAGTGCCCGGGGAGCGAGCTGAAGTCGAAGGGCCATGGTCGTCTCAGACTGACGAGCCGTGGCGATGACGACAAGCCGTACCAGGAGTGCATGTTTGACGTCTGTTTCCAGCGCCATGCGGGGGCAACCCCTCACCTCGCTGTGGAGTGCCAGACATCCCGGCGAGGCGGAACGGCGGCCCGCGACGTCGATGGCGCACGTCGCTTCCGTGTCCATGAGGATGTCTCGTGTTTCACAGACATCCCCCTCAGGTGGGTATCAGCGTATCCCAGCGCCCCGGGGAGGCACCCGCCCTCGGGGTGTCCGTCATCGGACGCCGCGTGCGCGCAGTGCTGGCGCGCCCCCACGCGGCGGGGTATCTGTGACGCCTCGCCTCTTGTCGCCACCATGTCCCGGCCGCTCCAGCACCTGCTTCTCGTCGAGGATGAGCCCGCCTGGCGCGAGCGGCTGGACGTCGTCGCTCGCGCGGAGGGCGTGAAGGTCTCCCACGCGGCGGACGGCCAGGAGGCCCTGGAGTGGCTGTGCACGCGGCCACGCGCCAGCCACCCCGACCTCATCCTCCTGGACCTGCTGATGCCCCGCATGGACGGGTGGGAGCTCTACGGCCAGCTCCGGACCAACGCGCGGCTGCGCCACCTGGGCGTGCTGATGTTCTCCGGGGCCCTGAGCGGCCAGGAGCCCCCCTTGGATGGCGTGGTGGGCTACCTGCGCAAACCCCACACCCCCGAGGCCGTGGACGGCGCCCTGCGCGCCCAGCTTCGGGGACTCCCCGCGCTTCCGGAGCGCGCCGCCACCGAGCCCTACGCGCTGCACCTGCCCGAGGACGTCTGCCTCCCCCTGCGCACGCTGCCCGGCCCCCTGGGCCACGCCGTGCGGCTGCACCTGCTGCGCGCGGCGGAGCTGGTCGGCACCGAGCTGCCGCTGGCCTCCACCTGGCTGATGGCGCTCCCGGGGACGCCGCCCTCGCTGCTGGTGACGGTGGACGGCGTCCAGGTGGAGCTGGAGGTGGACGACACGCAGCGCCGGCTCATCGTCCACGACGTCACGCTGTCACCGCACCTGCGCCACGGAACCTGAGGGCTCAAACCACCGGCAGGTGGCGGAGCTCACCGCTCTCCAAATCCAACCAAAGACCCCTGCCGCCCGCGTCGAAGGTCAGCAACAGGCCGTCGGTGAACCGCGCCTCCGGGCGGACGTCTCCTTCGAACGTCAGCACGGCGCGCAAGGTGCCCTGCCTGTCTGTCAATTGAAACCGCCAGTCCGTCCCCAGAGCCAGCAACTCCAGACACCACTCCCGTGAGATGAGGATGCCCTTGCGCCGCTCATCGTCGGGCTTCGTCCAGACCCGGCTGCGGAGTGAGACGGGCTGCATCCAATTCACACGGAACATCAGCGGCGTCACGCCATCGGCCGGGGCCTCGGAGCGAGGGGGGAACTCCATGCTCAGCATGGCCGTCTCCCCATCCGGGACCATGGACTGGGCGACGAGCACGCGGCGCGGGTCCATGACTTCGGGTGGCAGCGCCGACCGGTCTCGCAGCGTGGGCCCGTCCGCGAGCGCGTACGTCCACCTCTCCCGTTTGCCGACACAGAAGCTCATATGCGTGGCATCCGCCGCGAGGCAGATCGCGGCCTGCTCCAAGCCTGGGACGCTCCAGAGCGCGCGGAAGCCGGAGGCGAGCGCATCCACCATCATCACCGTGGTGTCCTGGGACACGAACCAGACGTCACCATCATAGCTTGGCGCCCACGCGGTCAACGCCACGTCGCACCACGGCCTGCTCCTGCGAGCCACCAGGTCCAGCCGGGACAGCCGCCACACGTCGCCCCGCCTCGCGAGCGCCAGCACCCGGTCTCCATGCCGGGAAGGCACCAGGCAGAAGGCCGGGACGTCGAAGTGGGCCACCGTCCCGCCGTCCGCGCGCACCAGCCTCGCTCCCGCCTCGCCCAGCGCGTACAACAGGCGGCCATCCGGCAGCACCACCGCGTCATGAATCGTGAAGGTCCCCGCGTCGGAGGCCCAGACGGTGGCTTCGGCGCGGGGCCGCGCGTGGTCATCGCGCCAGGCGGGGTGAACGCAGTCGCCCAGCGTCGGCAGGTCCGTGCGGAGGGTGCCGTCGGGCGCGGCGGCCAGCAGGCGCTTGATGAGGTCCAGGTCCGAGGTGAAGCGGGCGTTGCCCGCCGCCCTGTCCCTCAACAGCGCGCGCAGCGTGGGCACCACCAGTGCGGTGCGGTTGGCGGAGGGCGCCTCCTCCACCAGCGCCAGACCGAAGACGAAGCGCTCGGAGGCGCGCCCTGGGGCATCGTCCTCGAGCAGCTCGCGCACCCGCTCGCCCGCCGCTGTCAGCCCATCCGGAAACGCCGTGGCCCACATCGCCAGGAGCCGCACGCCCGTCGCGCCCCCACACGCCACGCCTCGCTCCAACCAGGTGCGCGCCGCCTCACGGTTCTGCGCCACCGGCCACACGACCTGGATGGCGCGCGCGTAGTCACCAGCCTCCGCGAGCGTCTCCGCCCACAGCAACCGGAGCGCGCGCGCCTCCGGTGGATTCGAGCGCTCCAGCCGCGCCACCGCGTCCGCGAAGGCGCCGCTGCGCCGGGCGATGGCGACGGCGCGGGCCACGTCCCCGGCCAGGAACCACTGGCGCACCACGATGCCGGGCTCCAGCTTGCGTCCCTCCGCCAGCTCCGCCGCCAGCTTGAAGCGGCCGTGCCGCTCCAGGAAGGACACGGCCTCCTCGACGGCGCCCAGCAGCTCCGCCAGGACGAAGGCGGCTTCATCGAAGCGGCCCTCCCGCTCGAAGCGGCGGAAGGCCTCGCGGTAGCGCTGCTGGAGCGCGGAGTAGAGGTCCGGCCCTCCCGCGAACACGGCGCCAGCGCCGCCACGCGCCTGGGTCTGGAGCGTGAGCTGCTCCCGCGGGCCCGGCAGCCCCAGGGCCTCGCGCGCGCCGTCGCTCATCTCCTTGCTCAGCGGGATGGCGTGCCGCAGCGCCTCGTGCAGGTCGCCCTCCTCGAACATCTCGAAGAGGCGGCGCACGTACTCCGTCTTGCGCTGCCGGACCCACTCGCCGAGCAAGGTGTTGCGCAGCATCCAGTCGGACAGCCTGCCCCAGGGGCTCGGCCCTCGAGGCGCGGCGGGCGCGGACGGTGGCAGGGCACGCGGCGCCGCGTCACGGGCAGAACCCTGGAGCATCGCGGCCAGCCGCGCCAGCCATCCAGCCGACGGCGTCCTCCCCGGCTGCTGCCCGTGCGCTCCAGCCCCCCGGAGCGTGGCCCCGAGCCGCGCCAGCCACCCGGGCCGTCCGCCTCCGGTGCCGCCACTTTCGCGGGAGGCCGTCCCCGGGTTGGAGAAGCGCGCGCGCAGCCGCGTCAACCACCCGGGCCGAATGAGCCTGCCATCAGCGCCTGCGCGCCCCACCGTCCCCTCGGGCGTGAGCTTCGCGCGCAGCCGCGCCCACCAGCCCGGACCGCGGGCCGGCGCGGTGACGGCGCGCCCCTCCATGCGCGCGAGCATGGCCTGGGCCTCGGGTGACGGCTCGGGCACCCCTGGGCCGAAGCGCTCGCGCGACGGCGGCGGCAGGGGCTCCAGGACGGCCACGGGCGGCGGCGGCGCGCCCAGAGTCTCCGGAGCCCGGAGCCGCCACCCGGACACCTCGAGCCAGGCGGACACGTCCACCCGAGGCAGCGCTCCGGCGGAGAAGGTCTGGGCCTGCCCGCCGAGCACCAGCACCACCGTGTCTTCATGGAGGCTCGGGTGCCGGCGCTCCGCCTGGGACAGCGGCGCGGAGGTGAGCACGCCGTGCTCCCGCGTGAGCGGCAACCCGGGCGCGGTGTCACACGCCACCACGCGCGGCGTGGACAACTCCACAAGATATCCACCCGCCACGGCGTGAACGGACACGGTGGGGGACCACATCGCCAGGATGCGGCGGCGCGCCTCCGCCTCGCCGAGCAGCGCCGGGTCGAGCCAGAGGGCCGAGGCCTTGACGGTGCCTCGGTGCACCTGCTGTCGGGGCCGCAGCAGCCCGGCGCGCGCCGTGCTCATACGCCGCCTCCTGTCTGGATGCGGCACAGCACCACGTTGTGCTCCAGGTGATACAGCACCAACTCACCTTCCGTCGTCAGCCACGCGAGCACAGGCACCGCATGACTGGCTTCGGCGTGGACCACGTCCGCGGCGGCCACCACCAGCTTCGACTGATGATGCGCGCCCATGCTCCAGAAGCTCCGCTGGTCTGGTTCGAGCGCCAGCAGCCCCGCCAGCCCTTCCGGCCCCGGAAAGGCCCCGACGCCCACGGCCCGAAAGCCGGGCGGCAACGTCACGACCTCCACCGCCTTCCGATGGTGCAGGCCCCACACACCTGGCTCGTTGTTCACGGCAATCAACCCGGCGTCCGAATGGCCCGGGTGGTGCGACGCACCGAACCAGACGGTGCCGATTCGCGAGTCCTCCAGCGGCACCTGGCTCACCTCATTGGGGCTCACGATGCCCAGCCGTACGCCGCTCCCGGGCCCCACCTGGCCATCGCGCGTGACGACCATGTTGACGCCCCTGACATGAGCAGCGGTCATGACGTCTCGTGCCACCAGCGCGGAGACCACGCGGCGCGTGGCCGGGTCCTCCTCGAAGCAGTAGAGGTTGTCATCCAGTCCCACGAGGAGCACGCACTCCCGGTTGAGGGCATTGAGGTAGGTCGTCAGCCTCCCCAGCCGCTGCCCCGCCTCGGGAACCGGCGGGTGCGACTGCGTGTCGCGCAGGCCCCAGGGAAAGACCGCGCGCGGGTGGTAGATGATGCGGTGTTGCAGTTGTCCCCGAAAGACGTAGTCACCCGCCTTCTTCGCCAGCACGAGCAGGCCGCCCTGACGCCGCCACCCCGCGCCCAGGAAGGTCTCACCGCGCTGCGGTCTCACTCGCTGGGGCCGCGCCACGGTGGCCCGAGGGGAGTTGGGCAGCGCCATGGCGCCCACGCTTCCATCCGAATAGAAGAGCAGCAGCCGGCGGCCATCCGCGGAAAAAGCAAACCGCGACACCCGCGTGCTCTGCGTCGTCTTCACGGGCGCGGCGACGCGGGCACGGAACGGGTCTCTCAACAACCGCACGCTGTCACCGGGCGGCGGCAGGTCGAGCACCACGGAGCGCGGCGCGCGCGATACGGCGCGGACGTCCACCGCGAGCTGACGCACCTCGGGGGCCAGGACCTCCGAGACCTCGATGCGTGAGAACGACTCCGCGCCTGCCAGCCGGGACAGGCGGGGCGCCCCCACGAGCCAGACGTCCATCGTCCTCGCGTCGAGCCCAAGCGCCTCCCGCCAGGCCACGAGACGCTCAGCGGAAGGCGGCGCGGTGTCACGCGCGCCCAGCCAGGCGCCCACCGTGGCGGGCGTCACGTCCGTGAAGGCGCCCCCCTTCGGGTCGGCCTGAAGCACGCCCCAGGTGAAGGGGGCGCCCGCGGCCTGGGCCCTGCGGGCCATGACGATGAGCAACGCGAGGTGCGCGAGGCGGGGCGCGCCGAGCTGGTCAGGCCCCGCGTCGAGCAACGCCACCGTGCGGTGCGCGCGCCGGGGCTCGCGGAACGCGGGCTTGAGAAAGGACAGCTCTCCGAAGGCGGCGCGGCGCACCAGCTCGTCGGGGGCCTCCAGGGCCCACAGCCACTCGCTCACCAGCAGCCGGTCGAAGGCGCCTCTTCGCGACAGGCCGTCGTACCCCTGGGGCTCGCCCCCCTCCCGCTCCGAGGGCGCCCGCAGCGGCCCGAGCGCCGCGGACAACCGGGCGACCAGCGGGCCCAGGTGCAGCGCCGCGTCCAGGGGGAACTTCGAAAGGCTCTCCGCCCAGGGGCGCAGCGCATGCGGCAACGCGGTCATGGCGAGCCCCGGGGCGCGCTCGCGTCCAGCCACGCTTGAAGCGTGACACGGGACACGGACCGCGCGGCCGCCACGCTGACCATGGACAGGGACGCGGGCAGCACCGCCAACAGCGTCCCTCCTCCGTGCGCCTGGGCGAGCAAGGCGCGCTCCAACAGCGGCGCCGCCACATCGGGCGCCAGCGCGCAGGGCACCAGGAGCGAAGGCGCGGCGTCATCGCGTCCCAGGTACACCGCGCCGTCGACCCACGGCAGCGACGCTGAAGCGCCAAGCAGCACGAGCAGGCCCGGCCCCGCGACACCTTCCCAATGGGCGAGGCGTGCGTCGTCCTCCGCGAGGATTCGGCGAGCGAGCGCCACGGCCACGGCGCCTTCCCCGGCGACGGCGAGGGGCTCCAGCGGCTCGGCGCGCGAACGCCACCGCACCGGCACGCGAGCGGCCTCACCGCCACCCGGCGCCAGCGCGCTCACACCGCCACCTCCACCTCGGAGGACCCGGCGCCGGAGGTGAGCACGCCCGCGACCTCCGCGCGCAGCACCTTCAAGTCCTCGGGGAGGGAGTCGGGCGCGAAGCCCGCGTCCATCTCCCGCGCCACGCCCTCCAGCTTGAGCCGCCACGCGGAGAGCGCCTCGGCGTCGTCGTCCCCGGGCCGCTCCGCCAGCAGCGCCTGCCCCGCCGAGGCGATGCGCCGCGCCCGCGCCAGGGGCCCCGCGCTGGCCTCCAGCGCCGCCGCGGGCAGCGCCGCGTTCTCCGCCCCGGCGAGCACGTCCCGCAGCACCTCCCGAGCCAGCGCCTGCGCCTCCTTCGTCGGTACGGCGTACACGAGCGGCCACAGGTCCGCGGTGCCTGGCGTGCGCCGGCCCGCGAGCGCGGCGGCGGCGGCGATGAGCTTCTGCACCTTCACGGCGCGGCGGTCTGAGAGCGCCACCCCGGCGGCGCGCAGCGTGCGCAGCGCATGGGCCAGGTGGGGACGCACGCCGGACAGGTCCGCCTCGCGCGCGGCCTGGGCAATCACATCCAGCGACGCCAACGAGGTGGTCCGCGCCTCCGCCTCGCCCCACAGCGAAGCGCCCCCCGCGAGCAGCTCCTCCAGGCGGGGGTCCGGCACGGGCTCGACGAAGATGCGCGCGAGGAAGCGGTCCGCGAAGGCGGCCAGCGACTCGTCTTCCGGCAGGGCATTGGAGGCGCCCACGCAGACACGCAGGGGGCAGGCCATCCGGGTGTGGCCGCGCCGGAAGGTGCGCTCGTTGAGGAGGCCCAGCAGCGTGTTGAGGATGGCGGTGGAGCCGAGGAACACCTCGTCGAGGAAGGCGACCTCGGCCTCGGGCAGCATGCCCTGGGTCTCCGTTGCGACGATGCCCTCGCGCAGCTTGCGCAGGTCCACGGGGCCGAAGAGCTCCGAGGGCTCGGTGAAGCGGCCCAGGAGGTATTCGAAGTAGGAGCCGCCCAGGACGCGCGCGGTGCGCCGCACGGCCTCGCTCTTCGCGGTGCCCGGCGGGCCGACAACGAGCAGGTGCTCCCCCGCCACGGCGGAGAGCGCGACCAGCTCCACCATCGCCTCGCGTTCGACCAGGCCCCGTCCCGCGCTGGCGAGCGCATCACGAACGGAGGAGGCGGCGGATTCGAAGGAGCTGGCCATGAACACAACCCTAGCCGCCGGACTTGCCCTCCGAAAGCGCGTGCAGCCCCCCTCCCCGCCCCCCTTCCGACAGGGCGGCAGTAGCTGGACTGTCCGCGGGGATGCGCATGACCCCGCCTCGGCGCGCGCGACTGCCGGATTTCATGACACGCAGCGGCGCTGGGAGTCCCCCGGGCCGCCCTCCAGGCATAGACTGCAACGCATGAGAAAGCAGTCGACGTGGGTGGCGGTGGTGGGCGTGCTGTGTGTGGGAACGGAAGCGGTGGCGGCGGGCTGGAATGGCTATGCATCGCTGGGCGCTGGCATCACCCTGGACCACCTGAGCGACTTCCGCACGAAGGGCCCGGCCCTGCACGGGTACCTGGGCCTGGAGACCCCGCCGGGATTGTCGGTGGGCCTGCTCGCGGAGATTTCCGAGACGTGGGGCCAGCAGTTCCCGGACGCGATGCGCGCTGGGCAGTGGGAGCGCGCGCAGCTCGACTACCGGGCGGTGGGCATCGAGGCGCGGCTGCGCTTCTTCCAGGACAAGCCCATCACCCCGTGGGTGGGGGCGCGGCTGTCGAAGAGCTGGGGGAGCACCTTCACACCGGATGACGTGGGGACGTGGCTGCGGGAGAACATCGACACCACGAGCATGGCCTTCCGGGTGGGCGTGGACGGCTGGTTCAGCGACACCTGGGGCATCTCCGTCTCCACGGGCTTCCAGTTCTGCGACGTGAAGCTGACGTCGAACGCGCTC
Proteins encoded in this window:
- a CDS encoding AAA family ATPase, which codes for MASSFESAASSVRDALASAGRGLVEREAMVELVALSAVAGEHLLVVGPPGTAKSEAVRRTARVLGGSYFEYLLGRFTEPSELFGPVDLRKLREGIVATETQGMLPEAEVAFLDEVFLGSTAILNTLLGLLNERTFRRGHTRMACPLRVCVGASNALPEDESLAAFADRFLARIFVEPVPDPRLEELLAGGASLWGEAEARTTSLASLDVIAQAAREADLSGVRPHLAHALRTLRAAGVALSDRRAVKVQKLIAAAAALAGRRTPGTADLWPLVYAVPTKEAQALAREVLRDVLAGAENAALPAAALEASAGPLARARRIASAGQALLAERPGDDDAEALSAWRLKLEGVAREMDAGFAPDSLPEDLKVLRAEVAGVLTSGAGSSEVEVAV
- a CDS encoding bpX6 domain-containing protein, with amino-acid sequence MSTARAGLLRPRQQVHRGTVKASALWLDPALLGEAEARRRILAMWSPTVSVHAVAGGYLVELSTPRVVACDTAPGLPLTREHGVLTSAPLSQAERRHPSLHEDTVVLVLGGQAQTFSAGALPRVDVSAWLEVSGWRLRAPETLGAPPPPVAVLEPLPPPSRERFGPGVPEPSPEAQAMLARMEGRAVTAPARGPGWWARLRAKLTPEGTVGRAGADGRLIRPGWLTRLRARFSNPGTASRESGGTGGGRPGWLARLGATLRGAGAHGQQPGRTPSAGWLARLAAMLQGSARDAAPRALPPSAPAAPRGPSPWGRLSDWMLRNTLLGEWVRQRKTEYVRRLFEMFEEGDLHEALRHAIPLSKEMSDGAREALGLPGPREQLTLQTQARGGAGAVFAGGPDLYSALQQRYREAFRRFEREGRFDEAAFVLAELLGAVEEAVSFLERHGRFKLAAELAEGRKLEPGIVVRQWFLAGDVARAVAIARRSGAFADAVARLERSNPPEARALRLLWAETLAEAGDYARAIQVVWPVAQNREAARTWLERGVACGGATGVRLLAMWATAFPDGLTAAGERVRELLEDDAPGRASERFVFGLALVEEAPSANRTALVVPTLRALLRDRAAGNARFTSDLDLIKRLLAAAPDGTLRTDLPTLGDCVHPAWRDDHARPRAEATVWASDAGTFTIHDAVVLPDGRLLYALGEAGARLVRADGGTVAHFDVPAFCLVPSRHGDRVLALARRGDVWRLSRLDLVARRSRPWCDVALTAWAPSYDGDVWFVSQDTTVMMVDALASGFRALWSVPGLEQAAICLAADATHMSFCVGKRERWTYALADGPTLRDRSALPPEVMDPRRVLVAQSMVPDGETAMLSMEFPPRSEAPADGVTPLMFRVNWMQPVSLRSRVWTKPDDERRKGILISREWCLELLALGTDWRFQLTDRQGTLRAVLTFEGDVRPEARFTDGLLLTFDAGGRGLWLDLESGELRHLPVV